From a single Micromonospora sp. WMMD1102 genomic region:
- a CDS encoding SigE family RNA polymerase sigma factor codes for MTDRAGPPSAADASFVAFVESAWQRHLRLALLLTGDRWQAEELLQESLVSMYARWRRLSRHHDLHAYLRRALTNNHISVWRRRRRELLFADVPDRPAAAGPEPDVGELREALRALPPRQRAVVVLRHYEDLSERQVAEVLGCSVGTVKSQYSRALAKLRGLVPEPVLERNR; via the coding sequence GTGACAGACCGAGCAGGGCCGCCCTCGGCGGCCGACGCCTCATTCGTGGCCTTCGTGGAGTCGGCCTGGCAACGCCACCTGCGGCTGGCGCTGCTGCTCACCGGCGACCGCTGGCAGGCCGAGGAGCTGTTGCAGGAGAGCCTGGTCAGCATGTACGCCCGCTGGCGCAGGCTGTCCCGGCACCACGACCTGCACGCCTACCTGAGACGGGCGCTGACGAACAACCACATCTCGGTGTGGCGGCGGCGACGCCGGGAGCTGCTCTTCGCCGACGTACCCGACCGGCCGGCGGCGGCCGGACCGGAACCGGACGTCGGGGAACTCCGCGAGGCGCTGCGGGCGCTGCCGCCGAGACAGCGGGCGGTGGTGGTGCTGCGGCACTACGAGGACCTGTCCGAGCGGCAGGTCGCCGAGGTGCTCGGCTGCTCGGTCGGCACGGTCAAGAGTCAGTACTCGCGTGCCCTGGCCAAACTTCGCGGCCTGGTACCCGAGCCGGTCCTCGAACGGAACAGGTGA
- a CDS encoding MBL fold metallo-hydrolase, whose product MPTHPVRPGPARGGQVTIDGIVVRQLSGRVWLSPGDPDPANVQAAVAVVADERGSVVVDAGHSPTHARAVQAAIRAAGLPPARWLVYTHHHWDHVWGACAWPDVEIVGHVAGRELLRREAARPWSHRYLRDQVRENPRLGPSFRARALAMDDWTDFTILPPTVTFTDELTLPTGVRLRHVGGAHAPDSTVVLVPDARVALLGDCFYPPPAHLRGPDDGPDLVMLRGLLDDDYQWYVDSHGEPTTLTEARQLST is encoded by the coding sequence GTGCCAACCCACCCGGTCCGCCCCGGACCCGCCCGCGGAGGTCAGGTCACCATCGACGGCATCGTCGTCCGGCAGCTCAGCGGCCGGGTCTGGCTCTCACCCGGCGACCCGGACCCGGCGAACGTACAGGCGGCGGTGGCGGTCGTCGCGGACGAGCGGGGCAGCGTCGTCGTCGACGCCGGGCACAGTCCGACACACGCCCGGGCGGTCCAGGCGGCGATCCGGGCCGCCGGGCTGCCCCCGGCCCGCTGGCTCGTCTACACCCACCACCACTGGGACCACGTGTGGGGCGCGTGCGCCTGGCCGGACGTGGAGATCGTCGGGCACGTCGCCGGGCGGGAGCTGCTCCGCCGGGAGGCGGCCCGGCCGTGGAGCCACCGCTACCTGCGTGACCAGGTACGCGAGAACCCGCGACTCGGCCCGAGCTTCCGGGCCCGGGCGCTGGCCATGGACGACTGGACCGACTTCACGATCCTTCCGCCGACGGTGACCTTCACCGACGAGTTGACCCTGCCGACCGGCGTACGGCTGCGGCACGTCGGCGGCGCGCACGCCCCCGACTCCACGGTCGTGCTCGTCCCGGACGCACGCGTCGCCCTGCTCGGCGACTGCTTCTATCCGCCGCCGGCCCACCTGCGCGGTCCCGACGACGGCCCCGACCTGGTGATGCTGCGTGGCCTGCTCGACGACGACTACCAGTGGTACGTCGACAGCCACGGCGAGCCGACCACCCTGACTGAGGCGCGGCAGCTCTCGACCTGA
- a CDS encoding threonine/serine dehydratase encodes MITRTDVQDAATRIAGHVRTTPAARVEPDLAGPAGALWLKLEFLQHSGSFKARGAFNRMLAAAERGELPPAGVVTASGGNAGAAVAYAARSLGVPAEVYVPTAAPAVKVDKLRQLGATVARHGTEYAEAYDAAVKRAADTGALFCHAYDQPEICAGQGTLGLELLAQAGDLDTVLVAVGGGGLMAGVATALDGRAGVVAVEPEGASALHAALAAGGPVDVPVAGVAADSLGARRVGSIAYQVAVRAGVRSVLVTDAQIVEARRLLWSHYRVAVEHGTAAALAALTAGAYRPVAGERLAVLLCGANTDPADLAG; translated from the coding sequence GTGATCACCCGTACCGACGTACAGGACGCGGCGACCCGGATCGCCGGGCATGTCCGGACCACCCCGGCGGCCCGGGTGGAGCCCGACCTCGCCGGGCCGGCCGGAGCGCTCTGGCTGAAGCTGGAGTTCCTGCAACACTCGGGCTCGTTCAAGGCGCGGGGCGCGTTCAACCGGATGCTGGCCGCCGCCGAGCGCGGCGAACTGCCGCCCGCCGGGGTGGTCACCGCGTCCGGTGGCAACGCCGGTGCCGCCGTGGCGTACGCGGCCAGGTCGCTCGGCGTGCCGGCCGAGGTGTACGTGCCGACCGCCGCCCCCGCCGTCAAGGTCGACAAGCTGCGCCAGCTCGGCGCCACCGTGGCCCGGCACGGCACCGAGTACGCCGAGGCGTACGACGCGGCGGTGAAGCGGGCCGCCGACACCGGGGCGCTGTTCTGCCACGCCTACGACCAGCCGGAGATCTGCGCCGGTCAGGGCACCCTGGGGCTGGAACTGCTCGCCCAGGCCGGTGACCTGGACACCGTGCTGGTCGCGGTCGGCGGCGGCGGGCTGATGGCCGGGGTGGCCACCGCGCTGGATGGCCGGGCCGGGGTGGTGGCGGTCGAGCCGGAGGGCGCCTCGGCGCTGCACGCCGCACTGGCCGCCGGCGGGCCGGTGGACGTACCGGTCGCCGGGGTGGCCGCCGACTCGCTCGGCGCCCGCCGGGTCGGCTCGATCGCCTACCAGGTGGCGGTCCGGGCCGGGGTGCGCAGCGTGCTGGTCACCGACGCGCAGATCGTCGAGGCGCGGAGACTGCTCTGGAGCCACTACCGGGTCGCCGTCGAGCACGGCACCGCCGCCGCGCTGGCCGCGCTGACCGCCGGGGCGTACCGACCGGTCGCCGGTGAGCGGCTGGCCGTACTGCTCTGCGGTGCGAACACCGACCCCGCCGACCTGGCCGGCTGA
- a CDS encoding DUF72 domain-containing protein, which produces MGEVKVGTSSWADRSLLASGWYPRSVNTPAGRLAYYAERFGLVEVDTTYYAVPAPEVTSAWVDRTPLDFTFNVKAFGLFTGHGAEVSALPRDLRPDGRDSGRVRRRDLPEPTYDKLWQRFREAVEPIAGAGKLGVLLFQFPPWLVHGERAKQRILDTVERCRPWRVAVELRNASWFDGDNGPDTVGFLARHDLSMVSVDMPQGHESSVPPLLLATAEPAVMRFHGRSPEWTTGDKESRFRYAYGDDELADWAKRLRGLADETDELHILLNNCCAGQAQRDAATLAALLGPEADWPGRHTRRRAALRVVR; this is translated from the coding sequence ATGGGCGAAGTGAAGGTGGGCACCTCCTCCTGGGCCGACCGGTCGCTGCTCGCGTCCGGCTGGTATCCCAGGTCGGTCAACACCCCGGCCGGGCGACTGGCCTACTACGCCGAGCGGTTCGGCCTGGTCGAAGTGGACACCACCTACTACGCCGTACCGGCACCGGAGGTCACCTCGGCCTGGGTGGACCGTACCCCGCTGGACTTCACCTTCAACGTCAAGGCGTTCGGCCTGTTCACCGGGCACGGGGCAGAGGTGTCCGCGCTACCCCGCGACCTGCGGCCGGACGGCCGGGACTCGGGTCGGGTACGCCGCCGCGACCTTCCGGAGCCGACCTACGACAAGCTGTGGCAGCGGTTCCGGGAGGCCGTCGAGCCGATCGCCGGAGCCGGCAAGCTGGGGGTACTGCTCTTCCAGTTCCCACCATGGCTGGTGCACGGCGAGCGGGCCAAGCAGCGGATCCTCGACACCGTCGAGCGCTGCCGGCCCTGGCGGGTCGCGGTCGAGCTGCGCAACGCCTCCTGGTTCGACGGCGACAACGGGCCGGACACCGTCGGCTTCCTCGCCCGGCACGACCTCAGCATGGTCAGTGTCGACATGCCGCAGGGACACGAGTCGTCTGTCCCACCGCTGCTGCTCGCCACCGCCGAACCGGCGGTGATGCGCTTCCACGGACGCAGTCCGGAGTGGACCACCGGTGACAAGGAGTCCCGGTTCCGCTACGCGTACGGCGACGACGAGCTGGCGGACTGGGCGAAGCGGCTACGTGGGCTGGCCGACGAGACCGACGAGCTGCACATCCTGCTCAACAACTGCTGCGCGGGCCAGGCACAGCGGGACGCGGCCACCCTCGCCGCCCTGCTCGGTCCGGAGGCGGACTGGCCGGGCCGACACACCCGCCGCCGCGCCGCCCTGCGGGTGGTGCGCTGA
- a CDS encoding TetR/AcrR family transcriptional regulator — MTTSGSDGHRRAHTGRRRNEEARQAILDAALRLLTTRHDGGLTVDLIATEAGVGKQTIYRWWQSKGTVLLEALTDWSDSLVPVPDTGSLREDFCNYLAHTFRRAGEPATAAVLRTLAAEAARDPSTAEVFRQFTRSRRDALHTIVRRGRERGELGSELDLELVVDQAYGLFWYRFLLGHGPLNQETADRLTDALIH; from the coding sequence GTGACGACCAGCGGCTCCGACGGCCACCGCCGCGCACACACCGGTCGGCGCCGTAACGAGGAGGCCCGGCAGGCAATCCTCGACGCGGCACTCCGGCTGCTCACCACCCGGCACGACGGCGGGCTGACCGTCGACCTCATCGCGACCGAGGCCGGGGTCGGCAAGCAGACGATCTACCGCTGGTGGCAGTCGAAGGGCACGGTGCTGCTGGAGGCGCTGACCGACTGGAGCGACTCGCTGGTGCCGGTGCCGGACACCGGATCACTCCGAGAAGATTTCTGCAACTACCTCGCGCACACGTTCCGAAGGGCGGGCGAGCCGGCGACGGCGGCCGTGCTGCGTACCCTCGCCGCCGAGGCGGCCCGAGATCCGAGTACCGCCGAGGTGTTCCGGCAGTTCACCCGGAGCCGCCGGGACGCCCTGCACACCATCGTCCGGCGAGGCCGGGAGCGTGGCGAACTCGGGTCGGAACTGGATCTCGAACTTGTGGTCGACCAGGCGTACGGGTTGTTCTGGTACCGCTTCCTGCTCGGACACGGGCCGTTGAACCAGGAGACCGCCGACCGGCTGACCGACGCACTGATCCACTGA